In the Sphingobium sp. Z007 genome, GGCCCAGGTTGATCGCGCCGGTTTCGCGGGCGCGGGCGGACATATGGTCGAAGATGGTGGTCGGCATGTCCCGATAGACGGAATGGCCAAGGGGCGCGCCGGTCATGTCAGTCTCCACCGATGGGTCGGTTGCGCGGCCGCGTAGGGCCGGCGACTCTGCCCTGCACTGTCGCTGTATCGGCTATCAGGCGGGTTGCAACAATAGCCTGCTTCCCCCGAACAGCCATCCGGGCGGATTTCACGCGTGCCGCTGGACGCAAACGGGCGCGTTGGCTGACCCCTGCGACAGGAGGAGGAGCGCTATCCTCCTGTTGCAGGGGGCCAACAAGCCTCAGTCGATTACAACCAATGGACCTCGCCGGTCGCCAATTTATAGACGGCGCCCACGACTTTGAGTTCACCCCGACGCTGGGGTTCCATCAGCATGGGTTCGGAGAATTTTTGCAGCCGCTCGACCATCCGGCGGACATTTTCCTCCACGGCCTGTTCGACCAGATCGCCGTCATTGACCCGTTGCGCTGCGATGACGGCGGGGATGATCGGCTCGACCATGCGTCCGATGCTGCCTGGGAAGCGAACATCCTTCGTCACGACGTCGGTCGCCGCCGCGACGGCGCCGCATTTTTCATGGCCCAACACGACGATGAGCGGCACCTTGAGCGCCATCACCGAATATTCGATCGAGCCCATGCCGGCGGTGTCGACGTTGTTCCCCGCGGTTCTGACGATGAACAATTCGCCCAGGCCCGCGCCGAACAATTGTTCCGGCCCCACGCGAGAGTCCGAACATCCGACCAATGTGACAAACGGCTGCTGCCCCTGCGCCAGTTCCAGGCGGCGTTCGCGGGATATGTCCGGCGATTTCGGCTGATCCGCAACGAAGGCCGCATTGCCTTCCTTCAAACGATTCAACGCCTCGTCCGGGGTTGGCTGACTGGTGGTAACGACGGTCGATGTCGGCATTCTATCCTCCTAGACGGTTCATTGGGAAAAGATCGGGGTATCGGCACTCGCCCTGTGGCGCATAGATCGGATGGAGCGGCGATCTTCTGACCATGTGTCGGCGCAGTTTCCTCAAGTTCATTATGATGCGCCGTGAATATCGGTCCGCTTTACTGCTGCCATATGACCTTAATGTAAGAAACTTTTTCCGGTTGCAGAAGGTGCGTGACGCGGCGGCGGCAAGCGGCGAGCCGAAGGGGCGGCGGGAAGCTGGGAACGTCAGCCGCTTCACCGAGTTTGTGATGCGCGGGCGCAATTTCTTCTTGCTCCCTGGTGGAGCGAGCATGAAAGACCGTGACAATTGGCACATCACTGAGGAAATCAAGCACGAAACGGGCTCTGGCGATCCGTTCGCGGCAGCCGTGCGCGCCACGCGCATGCCCATGGTCATTACCGACCCCGCCCAGCCGGACAATCCCATCATTTTCTGCAATGAAGCCTTTCAGCGCCTGACCGGCTATGATCGCGACGAAGTCATCGGCCGCAACTGCCGGTTCCTGCAAGGGGAGGCCACCGACGCGGCGTCGGTGATGCGCATTCGTGAAGCGGTCGCCGCGGGGCAGAGCATCGACATCGACCTGCTCAATTATCGCAAAGACGGCTCCACATTCTGGAATGCACTGTATCTGAGCCCGGTGCATAATGCGTCGGGCGACATCCAGTTCTTCTTTGCGTCCCAGCTCGACGTGACCGACCGTGTCTCGGCCCAGGAAACGATCACCGAGCAGAATGTCTTGTTCGAGCGCGAGGTGGAACGGCGGACGCGCGATTTGCAAGCAGCACTGGAGGAGAAGACCCTGCTGCTCCACGAGGTGGATCACCGGGTCAAGAACAACCTGACGATGATCGGGTCGCTGCTTCGGCTGCAAGCCCGGACCATCGGCGACCCGCTGATCGCGTCGAAACTGGAAGCGATGCTGGAACGGGTCGATGCCTTGGCGACGGTGCATCGTCGTCTATACCAGT is a window encoding:
- a CDS encoding carbonic anhydrase, with the translated sequence MPTSTVVTTSQPTPDEALNRLKEGNAAFVADQPKSPDISRERRLELAQGQQPFVTLVGCSDSRVGPEQLFGAGLGELFIVRTAGNNVDTAGMGSIEYSVMALKVPLIVVLGHEKCGAVAAATDVVTKDVRFPGSIGRMVEPIIPAVIAAQRVNDGDLVEQAVEENVRRMVERLQKFSEPMLMEPQRRGELKVVGAVYKLATGEVHWL
- a CDS encoding PAS domain-containing protein; the protein is MKDRDNWHITEEIKHETGSGDPFAAAVRATRMPMVITDPAQPDNPIIFCNEAFQRLTGYDRDEVIGRNCRFLQGEATDAASVMRIREAVAAGQSIDIDLLNYRKDGSTFWNALYLSPVHNASGDIQFFFASQLDVTDRVSAQETITEQNVLFEREVERRTRDLQAALEEKTLLLHEVDHRVKNNLTMIGSLLRLQARTIGDPLIASKLEAMLERVDALATVHRRLYQSDDVTQFDIGAFTENLVSDVIGASGRGEIEVRVKVDKILISSGKAAALGLVLNEVLTNAVKHAYPEGRAGTLEVAAEQDGAQARISIRDDGPGLDGEAPRAGGLGATLIKRLSKQVGAQVTWRNAAPGTLVAIAFSIGTP